From the genome of Saccharicrinis carchari, one region includes:
- a CDS encoding DUF4961 domain-containing protein → MRNLDKKMGLMVTLMWLGLYAGAQVITTTPETPVDNQALTITFDASQGSKGLIGHTGDVYAHTGVITSESTSDGDWKYVKAGWNENIPECKLTSLGNNKFSLIIGPSIREFYGVPAGEKINKLAFVFRNADGSKEGKTADNKDIFVVVTTTDVTVSIIAPLASGVFKTGSPVPFDVSATNAGSIKVFVDEVEVSVGSGNALQGTFTAGSVGKHTFKAEATDGVTTVSQTVDFFVRSAVANETMPTGLKRGVNVIGNNSVTMVLFAPYKTFVHVIGEFNNWLPNDNYMMKKDGDYFWLTINDLNPDTEYAFQFFIDGQIRIADPYTNKTLDAEDHYIPATVYPNLKEYPTGQTMHAASVFKINEAAYTWNVENFTNPDISKLVIYELHVRDFTANGDIKTVTDSMAYFKRLGVNAIELMPFNEFEGNDSWGYNPSFYFAPDKAYGTANDYKEFIDVCHQNGISVLMDMVLNHSFGQSPFARMYLDGGKPAANNPWYNREHNMLEPAAQWGYDFNHESPHTEALVDSICSFWLQEYKIDGFRFDFTKGFSNKPYPEGDWASAYDQGRINILTRMANEIWKVKADAIVSFEHLSDNDEEKVLANHGILLWGNHNHNFSEATMGYNTSGKSDFSWASYKKRNWNNAHIINYMESHDEERIMYKNIEYGNSSGTYNVKDVKTGLKRSEAAAVFLMSIPGPNMIWQFGELGYDYSINYCMESNENNCRTGRKPIKWDYTENENRMHLFDTYSTIINLKKEEPVFSTTDYSMEVAAATKLIALNHAGSDIRLVGNFDVVQKTLLPKFSSTGYWYNHFDGDSILVNDLNMSYTLQAGEFALFSQKKLNGFAPYVSVGDPAYFNNAHIAPNPVKETLHVFSGDNPLKQIKISSITGVVLMDKKIVTNDASLQVGDYPSGMYLVHLIGANNGYKVFKMIKK, encoded by the coding sequence ATGAGAAATTTAGATAAAAAAATGGGTTTGATGGTCACTTTGATGTGGCTGGGATTATACGCCGGTGCTCAGGTAATTACCACAACACCTGAAACGCCGGTGGACAATCAGGCCCTAACCATAACTTTTGATGCCTCTCAAGGGAGCAAGGGGCTTATTGGGCATACAGGCGATGTATATGCCCACACGGGTGTGATAACTTCGGAGAGCACGAGCGATGGCGACTGGAAGTACGTGAAAGCCGGATGGAACGAAAATATTCCGGAATGTAAATTGACCTCGCTCGGCAATAACAAGTTCAGCTTGATAATCGGTCCTTCCATACGCGAATTCTATGGCGTGCCGGCAGGCGAAAAAATCAACAAACTGGCCTTTGTATTCCGGAATGCCGACGGAAGTAAGGAGGGCAAAACTGCCGATAATAAAGATATTTTTGTTGTTGTTACCACCACAGATGTTACCGTGAGCATAATTGCGCCCCTTGCGTCCGGGGTCTTTAAAACAGGCAGTCCTGTGCCTTTTGATGTTTCGGCCACCAATGCTGGCTCCATAAAGGTATTTGTTGACGAGGTTGAGGTAAGCGTCGGAAGCGGAAATGCGCTGCAAGGCACTTTTACCGCCGGAAGCGTGGGCAAACATACCTTTAAGGCCGAAGCTACAGATGGAGTTACCACGGTGAGCCAGACCGTCGATTTTTTTGTGCGAAGCGCTGTAGCTAATGAAACCATGCCCACCGGATTAAAACGAGGCGTAAATGTTATTGGCAACAATTCAGTGACCATGGTGCTTTTTGCACCGTATAAAACCTTTGTGCATGTAATAGGTGAGTTTAACAATTGGTTGCCCAACGATAATTATATGATGAAAAAAGATGGTGATTATTTTTGGCTTACAATAAATGACTTGAATCCGGATACAGAGTATGCCTTCCAGTTTTTTATAGACGGACAGATAAGGATAGCCGATCCCTACACCAACAAAACATTGGATGCCGAGGATCATTATATTCCCGCAACTGTATATCCCAATCTAAAAGAATATCCCACCGGACAAACCATGCACGCGGCATCGGTATTTAAAATTAACGAAGCTGCATATACTTGGAACGTAGAAAATTTCACTAATCCCGATATTTCTAAATTGGTTATTTATGAGCTGCACGTACGCGATTTTACGGCCAACGGCGATATTAAAACGGTAACCGATTCTATGGCTTATTTTAAACGATTGGGCGTTAACGCCATCGAACTGATGCCTTTCAACGAGTTTGAAGGCAACGATAGTTGGGGATATAACCCCTCGTTTTATTTTGCGCCCGACAAGGCCTACGGAACGGCCAACGATTATAAAGAGTTTATTGATGTATGCCACCAAAACGGAATATCCGTGCTCATGGACATGGTGCTAAACCATTCCTTTGGCCAGTCGCCCTTTGCACGCATGTATCTCGACGGAGGTAAGCCCGCGGCCAACAACCCCTGGTACAACCGCGAGCACAATATGCTGGAACCAGCCGCGCAATGGGGTTACGATTTTAATCACGAGAGCCCCCATACAGAAGCACTGGTGGATAGTATCTGTTCGTTCTGGCTACAAGAATATAAGATCGACGGTTTCCGCTTCGACTTTACCAAAGGGTTTAGCAATAAGCCTTATCCCGAAGGTGATTGGGCCAGTGCGTACGATCAGGGCCGAATAAACATATTAACCCGAATGGCCAATGAGATATGGAAAGTGAAAGCCGATGCCATCGTGTCGTTTGAGCACCTGAGCGATAATGATGAAGAGAAAGTGCTGGCTAATCATGGCATTTTACTGTGGGGCAATCATAACCATAACTTTAGCGAGGCTACCATGGGTTATAACACAAGTGGAAAATCTGATTTTTCCTGGGCATCCTATAAAAAAAGAAACTGGAACAATGCACACATAATCAATTACATGGAGAGCCACGATGAGGAGCGCATCATGTACAAGAATATTGAGTATGGCAATAGCAGCGGCACTTATAATGTAAAAGATGTAAAAACTGGTTTAAAACGTAGCGAAGCCGCCGCGGTATTTTTAATGAGCATACCGGGCCCCAACATGATTTGGCAGTTTGGCGAGCTGGGTTACGACTACAGCATAAACTATTGCATGGAATCGAACGAGAATAATTGTCGCACGGGCCGCAAGCCTATCAAGTGGGATTACACGGAGAACGAGAACCGTATGCACTTGTTTGATACCTACAGTACCATAATAAATTTAAAAAAGGAAGAGCCTGTATTTTCCACCACCGATTACAGTATGGAGGTAGCAGCAGCCACAAAACTTATAGCCTTAAATCATGCCGGTTCCGACATTAGGCTGGTAGGTAATTTTGATGTGGTTCAGAAAACCTTGCTCCCCAAGTTTAGCTCCACCGGTTACTGGTACAATCATTTTGATGGCGACAGTATCCTGGTTAACGACCTTAATATGTCTTACACCTTGCAGGCGGGTGAATTTGCATTGTTTTCGCAAAAAAAACTAAATGGATTTGCCCCATACGTGAGCGTGGGCGATCCTGCTTATTTTAACAATGCCCACATAGCACCAAACCCTGTTAAAGAAACCCTGCACGTTTTTTCGGGTGATAATCCTTTGAAACAAATAAAAATAAGCAGCATTACAGGAGTTGTTTTAATGGATAAAAAGATAGTTACCAATGATGCCAGCCTGCAAGTAGGCGATTATCCGTCGGGTATGTATTTGGTTCATCTGATAGGTGCCAATAATGGGTATAAAGTTTTTAAAATGATAAAGAAATAA
- a CDS encoding type II toxin-antitoxin system YoeB family toxin — protein MKKYSSCNPFSAFRKPEPLKYKYKGYLPWRIDNEHRLIYRVKK, from the coding sequence ATTAAAAAATACAGTTCGTGCAATCCATTTTCTGCGTTTAGAAAACCCGAGCCTTTAAAATACAAGTACAAAGGATACTTGCCGTGGAGAATTGACAATGAACACAGATTAATTTACAGAGTTAAAAAATGA
- a CDS encoding sugar transferase produces the protein MKKDTTFKRIDDKKIVWYHLGADVVALILSHIIFLDKYQSAYDKKLSSFLPEQLQSFSIPIVISSLIVLWIIAFYVSGHYSNSARKSGLQIIGPTFATSFVMAILLFFILDSYTPIHLKSNALQLSLRYLLVVFGLTFFFRMLIIARLHHLIVKGRYGYKKVLVGNNDQALQLIKRHGKVPALQQEYLGYLADDNDEQGHDMTAYLPCLGSITQIESLVNKENVDEAIVCLSPANQKAISRVISHLRQDEILIRLLTDMSSMIDGTLKTQNLETLPFITISTQKLPVWQRLFKRSFDLVVAWLGTIILAPLFVALAIAVKASSKGPIFYKQERIGRHKKPFMIYKFRSMDVDAEKNGPELSSVNDPRITPLGRFMRKWRLDELPQFINIILGDMSLVGPRPERKHFIDRILPIAPHYAYLFTVRPGITSWGMVKYGYAENVEEMIERLQYDILYLENRTLVVDFKILLFTLKILFKGEGK, from the coding sequence TTGAAGAAAGATACTACATTTAAAAGAATTGACGATAAAAAGATAGTATGGTATCATCTCGGGGCTGATGTAGTGGCCCTTATATTGAGTCATATTATTTTTTTGGATAAATACCAATCGGCATATGATAAAAAATTGTCGTCTTTTCTTCCCGAACAACTTCAGTCTTTCAGCATTCCAATTGTCATATCTTCGCTTATCGTGTTGTGGATTATCGCTTTTTATGTGTCGGGACACTATAGCAATTCTGCCCGAAAGTCGGGACTTCAGATTATAGGTCCAACCTTTGCTACAAGTTTTGTGATGGCTATTTTGTTGTTTTTTATTTTAGATAGTTACACGCCCATACATCTTAAAAGCAATGCACTCCAACTGTCGCTACGATATTTATTGGTTGTATTTGGCTTAACTTTTTTCTTTAGAATGTTGATAATTGCCCGCTTGCACCATCTGATTGTAAAGGGTAGATACGGTTATAAAAAAGTGCTTGTCGGCAATAATGATCAGGCACTACAGCTAATTAAAAGGCATGGCAAAGTGCCAGCTCTGCAACAAGAGTATTTGGGTTATTTAGCGGACGATAATGATGAGCAGGGACATGATATGACGGCTTATCTGCCTTGCTTGGGAAGCATTACACAAATAGAATCATTGGTTAATAAAGAAAATGTAGATGAGGCCATTGTTTGTTTATCTCCCGCTAATCAAAAGGCTATTAGTAGGGTAATTAGTCATTTGCGGCAAGATGAAATTCTCATACGCCTTTTAACCGATATGAGTTCGATGATTGATGGCACCTTGAAAACCCAAAACCTGGAAACCCTGCCTTTTATTACTATCAGTACACAAAAACTGCCCGTATGGCAGCGTTTATTTAAGCGCAGCTTTGATTTAGTGGTGGCATGGTTGGGTACGATAATTTTGGCGCCCCTGTTTGTTGCATTGGCCATAGCAGTTAAAGCTTCATCCAAAGGACCCATTTTTTATAAACAGGAACGTATCGGACGGCATAAAAAACCGTTTATGATTTATAAGTTTCGTTCGATGGATGTAGATGCCGAGAAAAATGGCCCCGAGCTTTCCTCTGTCAACGATCCCCGAATTACCCCCTTGGGTAGGTTTATGCGCAAGTGGCGATTAGATGAGCTGCCACAGTTTATAAATATTATATTGGGAGATATGTCCTTAGTTGGACCACGACCGGAACGGAAACATTTTATTGATCGGATATTGCCAATAGCCCCTCACTATGCCTATTTGTTTACCGTTAGGCCCGGCATAACCTCATGGGGTATGGTTAAATATGGATATGCTGAAAATGTGGAGGAGATGATTGAGCGGCTGCAATATGATATTTTGTATCTCGAAAACAGAACCCTGGTAGTGGATTTTAAGATTCTGCTATTTACCTTAAAAATCTTGTTTAAAGGTGAAGGGAAGTAG
- a CDS encoding protein-L-isoaspartate(D-aspartate) O-methyltransferase, giving the protein MDTFRHKGLRNRLVDDIAKKGIKDEAVLNAIGAVPRHLFFESSFIKFAYQDKAFPIGAGQTISQPYTVAFQTELLQIKTGDKVLEVGTGSGYQAAVLCEMGAKVFTIERQKELFAKSSHLLPRMGYKPRFFLGDGYKGLPQQAPFDKIIVTAGAPQIPEDLLTQLCIGGLMVIPVGSGNVQVMTRITRDSESEFSQEQFGQFVFVPLLKGVVK; this is encoded by the coding sequence ATGGATACATTCAGGCATAAAGGATTAAGAAACAGATTAGTAGACGACATCGCTAAAAAAGGGATTAAGGACGAAGCTGTACTCAATGCAATCGGGGCAGTTCCGCGCCACCTGTTTTTTGAAAGTAGCTTTATCAAGTTTGCTTATCAAGATAAGGCTTTTCCAATTGGAGCAGGTCAAACCATATCGCAGCCTTATACGGTAGCTTTTCAAACAGAGTTGTTACAAATTAAAACAGGCGACAAAGTATTAGAAGTGGGCACCGGATCGGGATATCAGGCAGCCGTATTGTGCGAAATGGGGGCCAAGGTGTTTACCATCGAACGCCAAAAAGAACTGTTTGCAAAAAGTAGCCATCTATTGCCCCGTATGGGATACAAACCACGTTTTTTTTTAGGCGACGGATACAAAGGACTGCCCCAACAGGCTCCTTTCGATAAAATAATTGTTACTGCCGGAGCTCCGCAAATACCGGAAGATTTGCTAACCCAACTATGCATTGGTGGCTTAATGGTGATACCGGTAGGCAGCGGCAATGTTCAAGTAATGACCCGCATCACCCGCGATTCGGAGAGTGAATTCAGTCAGGAGCAGTTTGGTCAATTTGTTTTTGTACCCTTGCTCAAAGGGGTAGTGAAATAG
- the gltX gene encoding glutamate--tRNA ligase, with protein MSQKKVRVRFAPSPTGPLHIGGVRTALFNYLFAKKHGGDFILRIEDTDQTRFVEGAETYVNEALNWLGLAIDEGVVQGGAYGPYKQSERKDIYLDYADRLIKSGWAYYAFDTAEELDAERKAAEATKTKFSYDMHTRQGLKNSLTLTPQEVEQKIKNGTPYVVRFKMPANEDISAMDIIRGAVKFNTTILDDKVIFKSDGLPTYHLANVVDDYLMKITHVIRGEEWLPSLPLHIMLYKALGWENECPEFAHLPLILKPTGKGKLSKRDGDKAGFPVFPLEWTSPDGETASGYRESGYLPGAVVNLLALLGWNPGTEQEIFTMDQLIASFSLERVNRSGARFDPEKAKWFNHQYIVNLDDAQLANEFASALSQKGLDASIELRMQVVSLVKERINFVSDIWDQASFFFVAPDTYDAKMIKKCWKGEVPSFMAALPIEFENIAAWKAENIKACISAKIEEKGMGFGMVMNALRLSLVGGGFGPDLMTIAQILGRKETMARIKKAVEIIG; from the coding sequence ATGTCACAAAAAAAAGTAAGGGTGCGTTTTGCACCAAGTCCTACCGGACCGTTACATATTGGCGGTGTACGAACCGCTCTTTTCAACTATTTATTCGCTAAAAAACACGGTGGCGATTTCATCCTTCGCATTGAAGACACTGACCAGACCCGCTTTGTAGAAGGTGCTGAAACCTATGTAAATGAAGCCTTAAACTGGTTGGGCCTAGCTATTGATGAGGGGGTTGTACAGGGGGGTGCATATGGGCCATACAAACAATCGGAGCGAAAGGATATTTATCTGGATTATGCCGACCGTTTAATCAAAAGCGGATGGGCCTATTATGCCTTTGACACAGCGGAAGAACTAGATGCAGAGAGAAAAGCCGCGGAAGCCACCAAAACTAAATTTTCGTACGACATGCACACCCGTCAGGGTTTGAAAAACTCCCTAACGCTTACACCGCAAGAGGTAGAACAAAAGATTAAAAACGGCACTCCCTACGTAGTACGATTTAAAATGCCCGCCAACGAAGATATTTCGGCCATGGACATAATACGGGGAGCAGTAAAATTCAACACCACTATCCTCGACGACAAGGTCATCTTTAAATCGGACGGCTTACCCACCTACCACCTGGCCAATGTGGTAGATGATTACCTGATGAAGATAACACACGTTATCAGAGGTGAGGAATGGTTACCATCGCTGCCCCTGCACATTATGCTTTACAAGGCGCTGGGCTGGGAAAACGAATGCCCGGAGTTTGCTCATCTCCCGCTGATACTAAAACCCACCGGCAAAGGCAAGCTTAGCAAGCGCGATGGCGACAAGGCCGGTTTTCCGGTGTTTCCTTTAGAATGGACATCTCCGGATGGCGAAACGGCCTCAGGTTACCGTGAGTCGGGTTACCTGCCCGGCGCAGTGGTCAACCTATTGGCATTGCTGGGATGGAATCCGGGAACCGAACAGGAAATATTTACAATGGATCAACTGATTGCATCTTTTTCGTTGGAACGCGTCAACAGATCGGGTGCCCGCTTCGATCCCGAGAAAGCCAAATGGTTCAACCATCAATATATTGTTAATTTGGACGATGCACAGTTGGCAAATGAGTTTGCCAGTGCACTGAGCCAAAAGGGGTTGGATGCCTCCATTGAATTGCGTATGCAAGTGGTATCTCTGGTGAAGGAACGTATCAACTTTGTTTCGGACATATGGGACCAGGCGTCGTTCTTTTTTGTTGCGCCCGACACGTATGATGCCAAGATGATAAAAAAATGCTGGAAAGGTGAAGTGCCTTCCTTTATGGCTGCCCTTCCAATAGAATTTGAAAACATAGCCGCTTGGAAAGCCGAAAACATTAAAGCGTGTATATCGGCCAAAATTGAAGAAAAAGGAATGGGTTTTGGTATGGTGATGAATGCCTTACGCCTTTCGCTGGTAGGAGGCGGTTTTGGTCCCGACCTGATGACTATAGCCCAGATTTTAGGAAGAAAAGAAACAATGGCAAGGATAAAAAAAGCTGTAGAAATAATCGGCTAA
- a CDS encoding glutamine--tRNA ligase/YqeY domain fusion protein: MNTKHAENNPEMVKSNFIHQEIDKDLAKNINDGVVLTRFPPEPNGYLHIGHAKSICLNFGLAQKYGGACNLRFDDTNPLKEDVEYVDSIMEDVRWLGFEWEGEEKYASDYFQQLYDWAVKLIKNGKAYVDDQSAEDIARQKGTPTQAGAESPCRNRPVQENLDLFERMKNGEFAAGRKVLRAKIDMASPNMHMRDPLMYRIIHSSHHRTGDDWCIYPMYDFAHGQEDFIEGITHSVCTLEFEVHRPLYNWFLDQIIEGDKDLMSRPRPRQIEFARLNLNYTVMSKRKLLELVEKEIVDGWDDPRMPTVSGLRRRGYTPESIRTFADKVGVARRDGVIDVALLESCVRDDLNKRVARVNAVIDPVKLIITNYPEGQEEWVEIENNPEDEAMGIRKLPFAREVYIERDDFMEDPPRKFFRLGPGREVRLKGAYAVTCTDYKKNANGEIEEIYCTYDPETKSGATTVSRKIKGILHWVAVNHALDAEVRMYDRLYNHEAPASQKDADHIDFINPDSLKVITAKVEPSLRDASVLDKFQFQRVGYFCVDRESTPQKLVFNRTVALRDSWAKKN; this comes from the coding sequence ATGAATACAAAACATGCTGAAAATAATCCGGAGATGGTAAAATCGAATTTTATCCATCAGGAAATTGACAAGGATCTGGCCAAGAATATCAATGATGGTGTGGTGCTTACGCGTTTTCCGCCCGAACCCAACGGATATTTACATATTGGACATGCCAAATCCATCTGTTTAAACTTTGGTTTGGCCCAAAAATATGGCGGAGCCTGTAACTTACGTTTCGATGATACCAATCCGCTTAAAGAAGATGTGGAGTATGTAGATAGTATAATGGAAGATGTGCGATGGCTCGGATTTGAATGGGAGGGAGAGGAGAAATATGCCTCGGACTATTTTCAACAGCTGTACGATTGGGCGGTAAAGCTCATCAAAAATGGTAAAGCCTATGTGGATGATCAATCGGCCGAAGATATAGCCAGGCAAAAGGGTACACCCACCCAAGCCGGCGCCGAAAGCCCATGCCGCAACCGACCGGTGCAGGAAAACCTGGATTTATTTGAGCGAATGAAAAACGGTGAGTTCGCCGCGGGCCGAAAAGTGTTGCGGGCTAAAATAGATATGGCCTCGCCCAACATGCATATGCGCGACCCCTTGATGTATCGCATTATACATAGTTCGCACCATCGAACAGGTGATGATTGGTGTATTTATCCCATGTACGACTTTGCGCATGGACAGGAAGATTTTATAGAGGGTATTACACACTCCGTATGTACCCTCGAGTTTGAGGTACATCGTCCTTTATACAATTGGTTTTTGGATCAGATTATTGAAGGTGATAAGGACTTGATGAGCAGACCAAGACCACGACAAATTGAGTTTGCTCGGTTAAACCTGAATTATACCGTTATGAGCAAACGTAAATTGCTGGAGCTGGTGGAAAAAGAAATTGTGGACGGCTGGGACGATCCGCGCATGCCTACGGTATCCGGATTGCGGCGCAGGGGGTATACCCCCGAATCTATACGAACCTTTGCCGATAAGGTAGGGGTGGCTCGTCGCGATGGGGTAATAGATGTGGCCTTGTTGGAGAGCTGTGTGCGCGATGACCTGAATAAACGAGTGGCACGCGTAAATGCAGTGATAGATCCTGTTAAATTAATTATTACCAACTACCCCGAGGGGCAAGAGGAGTGGGTAGAGATAGAGAACAATCCTGAGGATGAAGCGATGGGCATACGCAAGTTACCCTTTGCCCGCGAAGTGTATATTGAACGGGATGATTTTATGGAAGACCCACCCCGGAAATTTTTCCGTCTCGGCCCCGGACGTGAGGTACGTTTGAAAGGGGCTTATGCTGTTACTTGTACCGATTACAAAAAAAATGCGAACGGTGAAATAGAGGAGATTTATTGCACCTACGACCCCGAAACCAAAAGTGGTGCAACAACGGTTAGTCGGAAAATAAAAGGTATTTTACATTGGGTGGCAGTTAACCATGCACTAGATGCCGAAGTGCGTATGTACGACCGGTTGTATAACCACGAAGCGCCTGCATCACAAAAAGATGCGGATCATATAGATTTTATCAATCCGGATTCCTTGAAAGTAATCACGGCTAAAGTGGAGCCATCACTTCGTGATGCTTCAGTATTGGATAAATTTCAGTTTCAACGGGTGGGCTACTTTTGTGTAGATAGGGAATCGACGCCGCAAAAGCTTGTTTTTAACCGAACGGTAGCCTTAAGAGATAGTTGGGCAAAGAAGAATTAG
- the folB gene encoding dihydroneopterin aldolase — protein sequence MQKGIIELDEMEFYAYHGCFKEEQKVGNRFTVNIAIQLDIQKPSESDNIQDALNYVRVYELTKQEINKKSHLLEHLAERILNSIRLEFELVDWVRVKVSKLNPPMGGQMKSVSVTLQR from the coding sequence ATGCAAAAAGGAATAATTGAGTTAGACGAAATGGAGTTTTACGCCTATCATGGCTGTTTTAAAGAAGAACAAAAGGTAGGCAATCGTTTTACCGTGAACATTGCCATCCAATTAGATATACAAAAACCTAGTGAAAGCGATAACATACAGGATGCATTAAATTATGTAAGGGTATATGAACTTACAAAACAAGAGATTAACAAAAAATCACACCTGTTAGAGCATCTTGCCGAAAGGATTTTAAATAGCATACGTCTTGAGTTTGAATTGGTTGATTGGGTGCGCGTTAAAGTGTCGAAGTTAAACCCTCCCATGGGTGGTCAAATGAAATCGGTGAGTGTAACACTCCAAAGATAG